From a region of the Besnoitia besnoiti strain Bb-Ger1 chromosome I, whole genome shotgun sequence genome:
- a CDS encoding UBA/TS-N domain-containing protein (encoded by transcript BESB_009340): MEDSLAMLKADILFFLSRLQHGSVEMSLKAQDPVFEGMVRDFYRFDESLEALQAGVSRFLEGIESLCGGLSGLSEAAVLHLTKKSDACIARDACLYREAVHRITRADAPHAAYAKLKRDLQFNVTEPLRKHREHNAKLKQDIQTRNRRLAEWLLAKRKVELLRDKHAAATAGGRGAAETPEDAARDRAEAGSGAEEEDAEGSPRSAAGSFASSSSRLLSSGAVGGKRAGARKWTATIEKDLLFAEAAVETARLRFKEVDDVLFEWLQMLEAYKCDIFDSALQTLKYLQYEFCASSAHAVARVLPSRMEFRPMVEMTPQLLLPQVELELAERTAAEAEAEAQRRREGAEDSRSSPVHGGVTGSGLSATERLVEKWEREATSCTWVADASAAGAPPVLMLASQLDGADAPEGGGAEAAGSEVTVDILSLAVLTAQGFEEVFAKKALQRHENDTQAAMDWLLSGGVEELQRERGEEKRRAAEEEERRRNAAQPASATAAGAGAGAAAAGLEEVRLPTTLKWVQKLKAAKKKERQTWQQKRRAQREVAALAAEKAEGERKETDAAEAAQAVDSIDARGGDERTRRRRRPAGGRDRAESSASEKTSRSSSSSSRSRSDDDDAVRKPRRGAARREGEEGDEAQRGPERGEAAEAPSPRSRASHRRDEPSADALLLEGLSEGAEARLLAAEGRVASSASAEASQSAARAASPDREESSGRGGRAEETRAERAASRHRGSRHRHRRGGEHKGRWQGHSASSLSSRSSSLSSCSEVESPERRHRRSKRAERARNGGRARRAREDGERGGSDDWDSRRRRDNARSLSRSSRSVSSGSAEDDWDLSRSRRARGERRRRRAEGDDRRNGGVACDRQRLDCDARLTSTASCPLDDLEEAFSGSRGVSSPQVERRRHSRDASGSTPPLPDLLGGFDTETPGCDWGLRKPSFAMPAEDFRAQRDASEAEEREEEKEDAAARSRRARRRWKATRRWEDEGRERERGKTRERAGGAERAEARRARRDASSSSPSSSASESRGRDAECEETRRPRTHKRREDPRESASDSGNEADARPAQQNGSAGWTAATSSVADRMSAFNDLL, from the exons tgcaggcgggcgtctcgcgcttcctcgaaGGCATCGagagtctctgcggcggtctCTCGGGGCTCTCGGAGGCCGCGGTGCTGCACCtcacgaagaagagcgacgcaTGCATCGCGCGCGATGCCTGTCTGTATCGCGAGGCTGTGCACCGCAtcacgcgcgcggacgcgccacACGCCGCGTACGCCAAGCTCAAGCGCGACTTGCAGTTCAACGTCACCGAGCCACTGCGGAAGCACCGCGAGCACAACGCGAAGCTCAAACAGGACATCCAGACTCGCaaccgccgcctcgccgagtGGCTGCTGGCGAAGCGGAAAGTAGAGCTGCTCCGCGACAaacacgcggcggcgactgccggcgggcgcggcgccgcggagactcccgaggacgccgcgcgcgaccgcgccgaggcgggcagtggcgccgaagaggaagacgccgaaggcaGCCCGCGGAGTGCGGCGGGGagcttcgcgtcttcttcctcgcggctgTTGAGCAGTGGCGCGGTGGGCGGgaagcgcgcaggcgcgcgcaagTGGACGGCGACGATAGAGAAGGACTTGCTcttcgccgaggccgcggttgagacggcgcgcctccggtTCAAGGAAGTCGACGACGTCCTATTTGAGTGGCTGCAGATGCTGGAGGCCTATAAGTGCGACATCTTTGAcagcgcgctgcagacgctcaAGTATCTGCAGTACGAAttctgcgccagcagcgcgcacGCCGTCGCCAGAGTCCTCCCGAGCCGCATGGAGTTCCGCCCCATGGTGGAAATGACGCCGCAGCTCCTTCTTCCCCAG GTCGAGCTGGAGCTCGCAGAacggacggcggcggaggccgaggccgaggcgcagcgccggcgcgagggcgcggaggactcGCGGTCTTCGCCGGTTCACGGCGGAGTCACGGGCTCGGGTTTGAGTGCGACTGAGCGCCTCGTGGAGAAGTGGGAACGCGAGGCGACCTCTTGCACGTGggtcgcggacgcctccgcggcaggcgcgccgccggtgctGATGCTAGCGTCGCAGCTGGACGGAGCCGATgcgccggagggcggcggcgcggaggcggcgggcagcgaggTGACTGTGGACATTCTCTCGCTTGCTGTGCTCACCGCGCAGGGCTTCGAGGAGGTGttcgcgaagaaggcgctgcagcgccacgaGAACGACACGCAGGCCGCCATGGACTGGctgctcagcggcggcgtcgaggagctgcagcgcgagcgcggggaggagaagcgccgcgcagccgaagaggaggaaaggcgaagaaacgcTGCGCAACCCGCgagcgccaccgccgccggggcgggggcgggggccgccgcagcaggcctcGAGGAAGTTCGCCTCCCGACGACGCTCAAGTGGGTGCAGAAGCtcaaggcggcgaagaagaaggagaggcagacgtggcagcagaagcgccgcgcgcagcgcgaagtcgccgcgctcgccgcggagaaagcTGAGGGCGAGCGGAAGGAGA ccgacgcagccGAAGCAGCGCAGGCAGTCGATTCGAtagacgcgcgcggaggagacgagcggacgcggaggcggcgccggcctgcgggggggagagacagggccgaaagcagcgcctccgAGAAGACGagtcgcagcagcagcagctccagcagGTCAAGAAGCGACGATGACGACGCCGTccggaagccgcggcgaggtgctgcgaggcgcgagggcgaggagggcgacgaggcgcagcggggtCCGGAGCGGGGtgaggcagcagaagcgccctcgccgcggagccgcgcgtctcACAGGCGAGACGAACCTAGTGCGGATGCACTTCTTCTCGAGGGGCTGTCTgagggcgccgaagcgcgCCTCTTGGCCGCAGAAGGCCGagtcgcctcctcggcgtccgcggaggcctcacagagcgcggcgcgcgcggcctcaccCGACAGGGAGGAGTcgagcgggcgcggggggagagccgaggagacgagagccgagcgagcggcctcgcgtcATCGGGGGTCGCGGCACCGTCACcgcagagggggggagcATAAGGGCCGCTGGCAAGGGCATTCCGCGAGCTCGCTGAGCTCGCGCTCGTCGAGCCTCTCCTCGTGCTCAGAGGTGGAGTctccagagaggagacaccgccGCAGCAAACGCGCCGAGAGAGCCCGCAACGgcgggagggcgagacgggcgcgcgaggacggagagcgaggcggcagcgacgactgG gactcgaggaggcggcgcgacaaCGCGCGGAGCTTGTCGCGCTCGAgtcgcagcgtctcctccggcagcgcggaggacgactgGGACTTGAGTcggtcgcgtcgcgcgcgcggagagaggcggaggcggcgggctgAGGGCGACGACCGCAGGAACGGCGGCGTGGCGTGCGACCGCCAACGCCTGGATTGCGACGCGCGCTTGACCTCGACGGCGTCGTGCCCGCTCGACGACCTCGAGGAGGCCTTTTCGGGCTCGCGCGGTGTTTCCTCGCCGCAGgtcgagcgcaggcgccactcgcgcgacgccagcggctCGACGCCTCCCCTGCCCGACTTGCTGGGCGGCTTTGACACTGAGACACCAGGCTGCGACTGGGGCCTGCGGAAACCGAGTTTCGCGATGCCTGCGGAGGACttccgcgcgcagagagacgcgagcgaggccgaagaacgcgaagaggagaaggaggacgcagcggcgcggagccgacgcgcgaggcgccgctggaaggcgacgcggaggtgGGAGGacgaagggagagagcgagagcgaggcaaaacccgcgagagggcgggcggcgcagagcgcgcagaggcgcgacgcgcgcgccgagacgcgagttcctcgtcgccctcttccaGCGCTTcagagagccgcggacgcgacgcagagtgcgaggagacgcgcaggccgcgcacaCACAAACGCCGAGAGGATCCGCGGGAGAGCGCCAGCGACTCAGGaaacgaagcagacgcacgcCCCGCCCAGCAGAACGGGAGCGCGGGCTGGACTGCCGCGACTTCCTCCGTGGCCGACAGAATGAGTGCCTTCAACGACCTCTTGTAG
- a CDS encoding UBA/TS-N domain-containing protein (encoded by transcript BESB_009350) — protein sequence MEPLISVEKAKIRLRLSVLFAFSLWALLGVAAWWRVTSVRRSPIPALVSFPISQRVASRLASPAASEGGSGDVYKAAADVYARWEAAYKKKRRQEADEPAEGAKAAASPVFALLPPLVSGFSLELVPLCGAVRPAAADFFDWLQGRAAALREAGKVSWPEDPKLYGSLFPAQEAPEGADATKGDTARGERRPFVTDLRLLFSPTDRATSLLLGLEATGASLLRVALIDSAVSRASSSACASAAPERARRREDALTYTIFFSAERAEGKKYASRFTLHAESAITVVAPAPSSEASTSSAAAQRTYSALAQLLRTSFFAPLNETRFFFPFSSQYDLSFWLGGDSVPRRLGAKQTGQHRLAWRFKRDVYAPFLEPFFSRLAVVFNFLHTQSQVVPHSGIASLLTPPADSASAAPWVLDMASQHHLHAVASTWQPEHIMTTPTHAPAPSLNLAVYRSPVPVVLRGGKPGRKIRREPSEAATGQGTETDTVTGIAIPGWGGLAVASPVSASAPASSAIFQFPARDMQHIAGVWVAQLRTFFALPPTLADYFAEDALEGGAAGDADTGRWRVRVVGDSEERASFLDEANENDVVMLWESPREEAAHANEKDPEKANRAILVVAQHADAGVGVWEVWRLARRVYVQLVERAVSNIRSLQTIIENQTELAVQPHVGEALERALTFIDCSAEALQGRICETLPDDLHKQLLSSDVAAEAGRVLDAHATGRDARGVAPARFLGLALALARAAFQDSLEALQEESVTGKSHFSFEFKCAIYVPLAVPVLLPLVVGFMKLNKHSKQLAKAAAALQ from the exons ATGGAGCCCCTGATTTCCGTCGAAAAGGCAAAGattcgtctgcgtctgtcggTGCTCTTCGCGTTTTCGCTATGGGCACTCCTGGGGGTGGCGGCGTGGTGGCGGGTGACGTCggttcgccgctcgccgatTCCCGCGCTCGTGTCCTTTCCGATTTCGCAGCGCGtggcctcgcggctcgcctcgccggcggcctctgagGGAGGCTCAGGGGACGTCTAcaaagcggcggcggacgtgTATGCGCGCTGGGAGGCGGCTTacaagaagaagcgccgccagGAGGCCGACGAGCCTGCAGAGGGTGcgaaggcggccgcgtcgcccgtcttcgcgctccttccCCCACTGGTCTCCGGATTTTCGCTGGAACtcgtgcctctctgcggcgcggtgcggcccgcagcggcggactTCTTCGACTGGCTGCAggggcgagctgcggcgctgcgagaggcCGGCAAGGTCTCTTGGCCGGAGGACCCCAAGCTGTACGGCTCGCTCTTCCCTGCGCAGGAGGCTCCGGAGGGCGCGGATGCGACCAAAGGAGACactgcgcgcggagagaggcgccctTTCGTGACTGACTTGCGTCTCCTTTTCTCGCCGACAGACCGCGCCAcgtcgctcctcctcggcctcgaggcgacgggcgcgtctctcctACGCGTCGCGCTGATCGACTCAgcggtctcgcgcgcctcctcttctgcgtgcgcctccgcggctcccgagcgcgcgcggaggcgagaagacgcgctgaCGTACACGATCTTTTTCTCGGcggagcgcgcggaaggcaagAAATACGCCTCGCGATTCACGCTCCACGCAGAATCTGCCATCACAgtcgtcgcgcccgccccctcTTCAGAGGCTTccacgtcctccgcggccgcgcagcggacctactccgcgctcgcgcagctgttGCGCacgtccttcttcgcgcctctGAACGAgacgcgcttcttcttccccttctcttCTCAGTACGACTTGAGCTTCTGGCTGGGCGGCGACTCCGTCCccaggcgcctcggcgcgaagcagaccGGTCAGCACCGCCTCGCGTGGAGATTCAAGCGAGACGTCTACGCGCCGTTTCTTGagcccttcttctcccgcctcgccgtcgtcttcaaCTTCCTCCACACGCAGTCACAG GTTGTGCCGCACAGCGGCATCGCTTCGCTTCTGACGCCCCCGGCGGactcggcctccgcggcgccgtgggTCCTGGACATGGCGTCGCAGCATCACCTCCACGCGGTCGCAAGCACTTGGCAGCCTGAGCACATCAtgacgacgccgacgcatgcgcccgcgccgtcgctgaaCCTGGCGGTTTACCGCTCTCCGGTGCCGGTAGTTTTGAGGGGAGGCAAGCCCGGTCGGAAAATCCGCAGAGAGCCCAGCGAGGCTGCCACCGGCCAGGGCACCGAGACCGACACGGTGACCGGCATCGCGATCCCCGGCtggggcggcctcgccgtcgcgtcgcccgtctccgcttccgcgcccgcgtcgtcggcgatCTTCCAGTTTCCGGCACGAGACATGCAACATATCGCGGGCGTCTGGGTCGCGCAGTTGCGcaccttcttcgcgctcccgCCGACGCTGGCGGACTACTTCGCGGAAGACGCTCtcgaggggggggcggcaggcgacgcagacacagggcgctggcgcgtgcgcgtcgtgGGGGACTCTGAGGAGAGAGCCTCTTTCCTCGACGAAGCGAACGAAAACGACGTGGTGATGCTGTGGGAGTcgccgcgagaagaggcggcgcacgcaAATGAGAAAGACCCAGAGAAAGCGAACCGCGCcattctcgtcgtcgcgcagcaTGCCGATGCAGGCGTTGGCGTCTGGGAAgtctggcgcctcgcccgccgagtgtacgtacagcttGTTGAACGCGCAGTCAGCAACATTCGAAGTCTGCAAACCATCATCGAAAACCAAACGGAGCTCGCTGTCCAGCCTCATGTCGGTGAGGCGCTCGAG agagcgctGACGTTCATCGactgcagcgcggaggcgcttcagGGCCGCATTTGCGAGACTCTGCCCGACGACCTGCACAAGCAACTTCTTTCTTCGGACGTCGCAGCAGAAGCGGGACGTGTCCTAGACGCCCACGCGacagggagagacgcgcgcggagtggcgcctgcgcgcttcCTTGGTCTTGCTCTCGCactcgcgcgagcggcttTCCAAGACTCGCTAGAG gcgctgcaggaagAGAGTGTGACTGGTAAGTCTCACTTTAGTTTCGAGTTTAAATGCGCGATCTACGTGCCGCTCGCAGTTCcggtgctgctgccgcttgTCGTGGGATTCATGAAGCTGAACAAACACAGCAAGCAACTTGCTaaggctgcagccgctctccAGTAG
- a CDS encoding hypothetical protein (encoded by transcript BESB_009360), with protein sequence MGVHGRKTSSSAFCACVLSLLLASFSTSPPILPVSCQIAEVSQLISNAFSPLARLPIDFLSGGSSSVTARGDEKAAENSAASMLTAYLNDSAILNSTIQSGQKVLRTVAQTANSILPGVLQEGILLPAEDGRRRAVSFSAFSISPLDQAIISAVGEVGSFHWTGQQQSASVEAGPSVESRELRKLNLALGLHGLPPLPFAPRKINQASEAEEVSVEVLIDNVIRGEPLSRETLKQYRDVVGASIFKTMQLPPVAMPGVSEGLAASPWSSPHRTGFAQASSPYRGPDGSRRLTHNFLNRAVIANNPITLFYTADQKYLWGSSWTTIFKVARGKSSLRLVDYVAKPVEKVFADKFHGAYALLTKEEIFVVSSGDHLEAYYDKPGTNGEQVMMHPEKFDITNELASEIRYPQRPEEVIRALCMSSDGHIVWATSHGRVGVLNRNIKGGSFQRSLDWLMLGTSVGYDRDLEVSNNMACDDEGGIYVVSDKFMHRVDWDGRRLKIRWEKPYATSAVAGTQQVRLGAGSGSTPSIMGEKDKKYVVITDDADVMNVLIMDAANGDIKATHPINFGDKHAKHTSSEQSVLVHGWRLAVVNNTPTEELKQTPNVLKMFGSPAALLLGGGEVPTRIAETLTNAWPVIVGDAPKGVEQLEFDPDDNTLRVTWVNKEVSIPNGIPTMSATAGLMYGIGKRGQFGSEAAPMRGMWTLEALDWWTGESKFYYNIGVGPMVNSIYAATQVGPGEIITGTATGIVRIMEV encoded by the exons ATGGGGGTACATGGAAGAAAGACGAGTTCATCTGCGTTCTGTGCCTGCGTTCTCTCTTTGCTTCTGGCGTCCTTCTCAACGTCTCCTCCCATCCTTCCCGTGTCATGTCAGATTGCAGAAGTCTCTCAGCTCATCTCAAATGCGTTCAGTCCGCTTGCCCGTCTCCCAATAGACTTCTTGAGCGGCGGGTCCTCGAGTGTAACAGCTCGGGGCGACGAGAAAGCTGCGGAGAACTCCGCAGCCAGCATGCTTACCGCATACCTAAATGACAGTGCAATCTTAAATTCCACAATTCAGAGCGGACAAAAAGTTCTGCGGACCGTGGCTCAAACTGCGAACTCGATTCTTCCGGGTGTGCTTCAAGAAGGCATCCTGCTGCCCGCAGAAGATggcagaaggcgagccgTCTCGTTCAGCGCCTTCAGCATTTCCCCCTTGGATCAAGCGATTATCAGCGCTGTCGGAGAG GTCGGCTCTTTCCACTGGACTGGCCAACAACAGTCTGCATCGGTGGAAGCGGGTCCCTCTGTTGAGTCGCGCGAACTGCGGAAACTGAACCTTGCACTAGGGCTGCAcggtcttccgcctcttccgtTTGCTCCACGGAAAATCAACCAAGCGtctgaggcagaggaggtGTCTGTCGAGGTTCTCATTGACAACGTGATCCGCGGAGAGCCTCTCTCCAGAGAAACTCTGAAGCAGTACAGAGACGTCGTCGGTGCGTCGATTTTCAAAACCATGCAACTGCCGCCGGTGGCGATGCCAGGCGTCAGTGAGGGTCTAGCGGCAAGCCCTTGGTCTTCTCCTCATCGAACAGGCTTCGCTCAG GCCAGTTCACCATACAGAGGCCCGGATGGATCGCGACGGCTGACACACAATTTCCTCAACCGAGCAGTGATTGCAAACAATCCAATCACGCTTTTTTACACGGCGGACCAGAAGTACCTCTGGGGAAGCAGCTGGACAACCATATTCAAGGTGGCGCGTGGGAAgtcgtctctccgcctcgttGATTACGTCGCGAAGCCTGTAGAAAAAGTGTTCGCCGACAAATTTCATGGCGCATATGCACTCTTGACCAAGGAG GAGATTTTCGTCGTCTCTTCCGGAGACCACCTTGAAGCATACTACGACAAGCCGGGCACGAATGGAGAGCAAGTCATGATGCATCCGGAGAAATTTGACATCACAAACGAGCTGGCGAGTGAAATCCGGTATCCTCAGAGACCCGAAGAAGTTATTCGCGCTCTCTGCATGAGTAGCGACGGACACATTGTATGG GCGACGAGCCATGGCCGCGTCGGCGTTTTGAACAGAAACATCAAAGGAGGAAGCTTCCAGCGGTCGCTGGATTGGTTGATGCTTGGAACGTCTGTGGGTTACGACAGAGATTTGGAGGTTTCGAACAACATGGcctgcgacgacgagggcgggaTTTACGTTGTCTCAGACAAGTTTATGCACAGAGTCGACTGGGATGGACGGCGCCTAAAGATCAGGTGGGAGAAGCCGTACGCAACATCGGCGGTGGCTGGCACACAGCAAGTGCGTCTCGGCGCAGGTTCGGGCAGCACGCCGTCGATTATGGGTGAAAAAGATAAGAAGTACGTCGTGATCACCGATGATGCCGACGTGATGAACGTGCTGATTATGGACGCCGCAAACGGTGACATCAAGGCTACACATCCTATCAACTTTGGCGACAAACATGCAAAACACACCAGCAGCGAGCAGTCAGTGCTGGTCCATGGATGGCGACTGGCTGTCGTGAACAACACGCCGACGGAAGAACTGAAGCAAACCCCAAACGTCCTGAAGATGTTCGGAAGCCCTGCAGCACTGCTTCTCGGTGGCGGCGAAGTTCCTACAAGAATAGCCGAGACGCTGACCAACGCGTGGCCTGTCATCGTGGGAGATGCGCCGAAGGGCGTGGAGCAGCTCGAGTTCGACCCTGATGATAACACACTCCGGGTCACCTGGGTAAACAAAGAAGTGTCCATTCCCAATGGTATTCCGACCATGAGCGCGACGGCTGGACTGATGTACGGCATCGGCAAAAGAGGACAATTCGGCAGCGAAGCTGCACCCATGCGAGGCATGTGGAcgctcgaggcgctcgaCTGGTGGACAGGAGAATCCAAGTTCTACTACAACATCGGAGTGGGGCCAATGGTCAATTCCATCTACGCCGCTACACAAGTCGGACCCGGGGAAATCATCACTGGCACTGCGACAGGAATTGTGCGGATCATGGAGGTTTAA
- a CDS encoding zinc finger, C3HC4 type (RING finger) domain-containing protein (encoded by transcript BESB_009370) — MDPAEAPSVGGRGPAGGSLAAQFSACLCPVRRSQQRPLLPLASSLSAAERPSSPVSFFHGCCGRRSCHPVPLPRHVADVRRLLDILFYEQLLFIAVSACLVTAHLGILVYTCTFEKPLQEDAPFLPILAVMLALSLATLACRVRFILSVRALQNAWWHRSVLKDTIRILTSPLCQTRRLLFVVSFCVYFATLHMSYYHGGTANASVTQAPVLLRYVSILVLAFLSLLGPHILLLACVCTTFFMCLCSPPEHFEQMLVEEPRGGRALPKKILQRMKEEKWVPSSAYWPSAASAVTCEPAERTDTGLDDEPADGAGLEGHADPKSAGKTRGGTIKKRRLLPKRFTRKQKGSRPVAAVAGGRDRTSGVDDANICAICLCEFQENDLIRRLPCQHFFHSACIARWLRSHASCPLRCHVNFFTGTVYSAPLSDDEATSRRAERPRRDSGFRRALPSGRAQAARSPQEEEGSRRRRRRRRSRGALAPALAAAARDVEERDSQGGLPPTQAEVRGASCAEEDGREGGAREAEGEAGQTAKTAPAAGELASDDAAGELASDDAAGAAPSAGCGTSPAPRLYRV; from the exons ATGGATCCTGCAGAGGCACCGTCCGTGGGAGGGCGGGggccggcgggcggcagcctcgcggcgcagttTTCTGCCTGTCTGTGCCCCGTCCGGCGTTCGCAGCAgcgtcctctgcttcctttggcgtcgtctctctccgccgctgagCGTCCGTCCTCGCCAGTGTCTTTTTTCCACGGatgctgcggccggcgcagctgTCATCCAGTGCCACTGCCGCGACACGTGGCGGacgtgcggcggctgctcgaTATTCTGTTTTATGAGCAGCTGCTGTTCATCGCGGTGTCCGCGTGTTTGGTGACCGCCCATCTGGGCATCCTGGTATACACATGCACCTTCGAAAAGCCGCTgcaggaggacgcgccgtTTTTGCCGATTCTTGCCGTCATGTTGGCGCTCAGCCTCGCGACGCTCGCCTGCCGAGTCCGCTTCATTCTGTCCGTGCGCGCGCTTCAGAATGCGTGGTGGCATCGGTCGGTCTTGAAAGACACAATTCGCATTTTGACTTCGCCGCTGTGccagacgcggcgcctgctgttTGTCGTCTCGTTCTGCGTCTACTTCGCGACGCTCCACATGTCCTACTACCACGGCGGGACGGCGAACGCGTCTgtcacgcaggcgcccgtTCTGCTGCGCTACGTCTCGATTCTGgtgctcgccttcctctccctcctcgggCCGCAcatcctgctgctcgcctgcgtgtgcACCACCTTCTTCATGTGCCTCTGCTCCCCTCCTGAGCACTTTGAGCAGATGCTCGTGGAGGaaccgcgcggcggccgcgcgctgccgaaAAAGATCCTGCAGCGAATGAAGGAGGAAAAGTGGgtcccctcctccgcgtacTGGCCCTCCGCGGCCAGCGCGGTGACCTGCGAGCCCGCCGAGCGAACCGACACAGgcctcgacgacgagccTGCCGACGGCGCTGGCCTAGAGGGACACGCGGATCCCAAGAGCGCCGGAAAAACACGCGGCGGAACCATAAAGAAAAGACGGCTACTCCCCAAGCGATTCACGCGGAAACAAAAAGGCTCGCGACCCGTCGCGGCTGTGGCCGGCGGACGCGACAGAACATCTGGCGTCGATGATGCGAACAT ATGTGCGATCTGCCTCTGCGAGTTCCAGGAGAACGATCTGATTCGTCGGCTGCCATGTCAGCACTTCTTCCACAGCGCGTGCATCGCGCGTTGGCTGCGGAGCCATGCGAGCTGTCCGCTGCGTTGCCACGTAAACTTCTTCACAGGCACCGTCTACAGTGCGCCTCTGTCtgacgacgaggcgacctcgcggcgcgccgagcgaccccgaagagacagcggctttcgccgcgccctcccgtCCGGGAgagcgcaggccgcgcggtctccgcaggaggaggaaggcagtcgacggcggcggaggcgcagaaggagtCGCGGGGCCCTCGCTCCGGCCCtagcagccgcggcgagggatgtcgaagagagagactctCAAGGCGGCCTACCGCCGACTCAGGCGGaggtgcgcggcgcgagttgcgcagaagaagacggcagGGAAGGAGGggcacgcgaagcagaaggggAAGCAGGGCAGACAGCAAAGACCGCACCGGCGGCCGGCGAACTGGCATCCGACGACGCGGCCGGCGAACTGGCAtccgacgacgcggcgggcgcggccccAAGCGCCGGATGCGGCACGTCAccagctccgcgcctctATCGCGTGTGA